The segment CTTGAATATGATGGCTATGTTTCCTCTTCATCTGTCTATGATACTTACTATGGGGACAGCGAAAGCATGTCCGGATACATCACCATACGTGTCCCGACAGCTGAACATGATACTGTACTTGACAGGATCGAAGCTCTCGGGAAGGTGACCTCAAAGAGCACCAGCGGTGTCGATGTGACCGAGGAGTATATCGATGTGGAGGCACGCCTGTCGAACATGGAAAAGCAGGAACAACGTCTTCAGGAGATCCTGGAAATGGCTACCACCGTGGAAGAGGTCCTTGAAGTGGAAAAGGAACTTGGACGTGTTCGCGGTGAGATCGAAAGCCTCACAGGAAGGCTCAATTATCTTAACGACAGGATCGATTTCTCTACTATATCTGTAAGTGTCTCCGAGCCTCGCAACATTACTCATTCATGGGGACTTCGGGATGCTTTGTCCGATTCCGTGCGTGGTTTCATAGCCAGCGTCAATGGTATCATCATCTTTATCGGAATCGCTCTTCCAATATTGATATTCGTGACCATTGTTGGCAGTGCAGCTATCTTTGTTAAGAGAAGGGTATGGCGATAATTCTTTCTTTTCCCTTCTTTTTAACCACATTGCTAATAAATATTGAATCTA is part of the Methanococcoides orientis genome and harbors:
- a CDS encoding DUF4349 domain-containing protein, which gives rise to MKRTYPLLFIFLLTCVIAAGCLSTDSNTQYAPQEESFSFGNKMAELSADEAWYDSDDRSFNVADSGESTGSSITRKVITTSDVSLEVKDAPEAVDSIGNIALEYDGYVSSSSVYDTYYGDSESMSGYITIRVPTAEHDTVLDRIEALGKVTSKSTSGVDVTEEYIDVEARLSNMEKQEQRLQEILEMATTVEEVLEVEKELGRVRGEIESLTGRLNYLNDRIDFSTISVSVSEPRNITHSWGLRDALSDSVRGFIASVNGIIIFIGIALPILIFVTIVGSAAIFVKRRVWR